Proteins co-encoded in one Arachis hypogaea cultivar Tifrunner chromosome 13, arahy.Tifrunner.gnm2.J5K5, whole genome shotgun sequence genomic window:
- the LOC112736225 gene encoding uncharacterized protein — protein sequence MATATNFHVFLAFTAIFALLSLAATATTIATKESVYDLLPKYGLPSGLLPDSVTDYSLSDDGRFVVVLDQPCYIQFDYLVYYETKITGKLSYGSITELSGIQVQRFFIWFNVDEIRVDLPPSDNIYFQVGLINKKLDVDQFKTVRSCRDSLTASPCHGTKTPSSSFKLPAAVDEIPMLLTE from the exons ATGGCTACAGCTACAAACTTCCACGTTTTTCTTGCCTTTACCGCCATCTTCGCTCTTCTTTCCCTCGCAGCCACCGCAACAACGATAGCCACCAAGGAGAGCGTCTACGACCTTCTCCCCAAGTACGGTCTCCCCAGTGGTCTGTTACCGGACTCCGTCACCGACTACAGCCTCTCCGACGACGGCAGATTCGTCGTCGTTTTGGATCAGCCCTGCTACATACAGTTCGATTACCTGGTCTACTACGAGACCAAGATCACCGGGAAGCTGAGCTACGGTTCCATCACGGAGCTCAGCGGTATTCAGGTTCAGCGGTTCTTCATTTGGTTCAATGTTGACGAGATCAGAGTCGATTTGCCTCCCTCCGACAACATCTATTTCCAAGTTGGATTAATCAACAAGAAGCTCGACGTTGACCAGTTCAAGACCGTTCGTTCTTGCCGCGATTCCCTCACCGCTTCCCCTTGCCACGGAACTAAAACCCCTTCCTCTTCCTTCAAG CTTCCTGCAGCGGTGGATGAAATTCCTATGCTGCTCACAGAGTAG
- the LOC112736220 gene encoding uncharacterized protein yields MEGIPLRTTMPSTSTPHAHNHAFAIKTRSTSTLHLRRIRPLRFAIRAKISETEFQDFQRYARPLNLLPASEVKVCTDTSIQKVSSSLKDDKSKSLFRVKLGTSNAYGSSLSDPSAGILLCLIDEHGNSILQRIPACSSMDHSMESGDTNNTDMLHFQRGSVNEYIFEGPKIAKLEALWVSVESGQWRLGSVSLSVISCEAQSSLPEDGTQRYIGFQYGFQIDNVLLGEGSDLPMLELRPSLVTELEGTDPTSFFSNGLYDLSSPSSSNVTNEESMREYADLKFSLLFYDAMLTAFGASVTSVLAGENAGIAFLIGGVGGFLYLLLLQRSVDELPASELISSNKEGTNSPFKGIKGPIASVALAFIFAVLAARYSSGDVQLMLTPKDLIVGMIGFLACKISVVLSAFKPIRPGLKLPSDM; encoded by the exons ATGGAGGGTATTCCTTTGAGGACTACGATGCCTTCAACGTCAACTCCTCACGCTCACAATCATGCTTTCGCAATCAAAACAAGATCAACATCAACCCTCCATCTTAGAAGAATTCGCCCTCTACGCTTTGCTATTAGGGCTAAAATATCTGAAACTGAATTCCAAG ATTTTCAGCGATATGCGAGACCATTGAATCTTTTACCAGCATCGGAAGTGAAAGTATGCACAGATACCTCAATACAAAAAGTTTCTTCATCTCTGAAGGATGATAAGTCCAAATCATTATTCAGGGTCAAGTTAGGTACCagcaatgcatatggttcaagtTTAAGCGATCCCAGTGCTGGAATTCTTCTGTGCTTGATAGACGAACATGGAAATTCCATATTGCAGAGAATACCTGCATGTTCGTCGATGGACCATTCTATGGAGTCAGGTGATACAAATAATACTGACATGCTTCACTTCCAAAGAGGTTCTGTTAATGAATACATCTTTGAGGGTCCAAAAATTGCAAAACTTGAAGCTCTTTGGGTTAGTGTTGAATCAG GTCAGTGGCGTTTAGGAAGTGTCTCCTTATCGGTTATTAGTTGTGAAGCGCAATCGTCACTGCCAGAAGATGGGACACAGCGGTACATTGGATTCCAGTACGGCTTTCAGATTGACAATGTGTTGCTTGGTGAGGGAAGTGATCTCCCCATGTTGGAGCTAAGGCCAAGCCTTGTGACTGAATTGGAAGGGACTGATCCCACCAGCTTCTTCAGCAATGGGCTTTATGACTTATCTTCGCCTTCAAGTTCTAACGTCACAAATGAAGAGAGCATGAGGGAGTATGCAGATTTGAAGTTCTCATTGCTGTTTTACGATGCCATGCTGACAGCTTTTGGCGCATCGGTCACTTCAGTCTTGGCTGGAGAAAATGCTGGAATTGCTTTCTTGATTGGCGGGGTTGGCGGCTTCCTGTATCTGCTACTATTGCAGAGATCAGTGGATGAGTTACCTGCTTCAGAGTTGATCTCAAGCAACAAGGAAGGAACAAATTCGCCATTCAAAGGAATAAAGGGTCCAATAGCAAGCGTGGCATTAGCATTTATATTTGCTGTGCTTGCAGCGAGGTATAGTTCAGGAGATGTTCAACTCATGCTGACACCAAAGGATCTCATAGTTGGAATGATTGGATTTCTTGCGTGTAAAATATCCGTGGTGTTATCTGCATTTAAGCCTATCAGACCAGGTCTTAAGTTGCCAAGTGATATGTAA
- the LOC140172895 gene encoding pentatricopeptide repeat-containing protein At4g32450, mitochondrial-like, translated as MPSMSSNRTSLLKFSSLLKFRNGSCMGDSADFIKTPNLLRTISTAAERSDFQVSGSNQTDDSLGYRMQNNAGFYGETHSNPVSHQNQLVSRRSPDYSAKANANGSTGGTSVGNRQNINQNWGHTEGIRNEYGNNLAARGGNFSGSYGNNHRGSGRISYGAGQVANENHISISRNSVQNNSFGHNGGVNGYYGQSNTRMQEKQVGVGDSKGIGMHQNAVTGNQNWAQEPRGRMQYPNAHSSPRLSESPGNLLGNLPTNIRNPPPNDHYSGSNEFSQRYLGTEQFQQTPKNGQYSPNWNTVQGSTFASAKPDGVSAEASNDSPYRGTLEELDGFCMDGKVKEAVEVLELLAKLHIPVDLPRYLQLMHHCGEAKSLEEAKIVHRNALQYLSPLQVSTYNKILEMYFECGSVDDALNVFNNMPERNLTTWDTMITQLAKNGFAEDSIDLFTQFKEKGLKPDGQMFIGVFLTCSMLGDIDEGMLHFESMSKDFGIVPSMAHFVSVVDMIGSNGHLDEAFEFIEKMPMEPSVDVWETMMNLCRAHGNTELGYRCAELVEQLDPLCLSEQSKAGLVPVKASDLTKEKDKKVASKNLLEVRSRVHEYRAGDTSHPENDKIYALLRGMKSQMKEAGYIPETKFVLHDIDQEGKEEALLAHSERLAVAYGLLSSSARSPIRVIKNLRVCGDCHTALKIISKIVGRELIIRDAKRFHHFKDGLCSCRDYW; from the coding sequence ATGCCATCAATGTCTTCTAATAGAACCTCACTACTTAAATTTAGTTCTCTTCTGAAGTTCCGGAATGGTTCATGTATGGGTGACTCTGCAGATTTTATTAAAACTCCTAACTTGTTGAGGACTATTAGTACTGCTGCAGAAAGGTCAGATTTTCAGGTTTCTGGCAGTAACCAAACAGATGATTCTTTAGGTTATCGGATGCAAAACAATGCTGGGTTTTACGGAGAAACCCATAGTAACCCAGTTTCACATCAGAACCAGCTAGTGAGTAGGCGCAGTCCAGATTATTCTGCTAAAGCAAATGCAAATGGTTCTACCGGAGGAACTTCGGTGGGAAATCGGCAGAACATAAACCAGAACTGGGGTCATACAGAGGGAATTCGAAATGAATATGGGAATAATTTAGCTGCTCGTGGTGGAAATTTTAGTGGGTCGTATGGAAATAATCATCGCGGTTCCGGTAGAATTTCTTATGGAGCTGGTCAGGTTGCAAATGAAAATCATATAAGCATCTCTAGGAATTCAGTTCAGAACAATTCCTTTGGACATAATGGAGGGGTCAATGGGTACTATGGTCAAAGCAATACAAGGATGCAAGAGAAGCAAGTTGGGGTCGGTGATTCAAAGGGAATTGGGATGCATCAAAATGCAGTTACTGGGAACCAGAATTGGGCACAAGAACCCAGAGGAAGGATGCAGTATCCAAATGCTCATAGCTCGCCTAGGCTTTCGGAGTCTCCAGGAAATCTTCTAGGGAATCTTCCTACAAATATTCGTAATCCGCCACCAAATGATCATTACTCGGGGAGTAATGAGTTTAGTCAGCGATACTTGGGTACTGAACAATTTCAGCAAACTCCGAAAAATGGTCAGTATTCTCCAAACTGGAATACTGTACAGGGATCAACATTTGCTTCTGCAAAACCTGATGGCGTATCAGCTGAAGCATCTAATGATAGTCCATATAGAGGCACACTTGAGGAACTGGATGGTTTCTGCATGGACGGTAAAGTAAAGGAAGCAGTTGAAGTTTTGGAATTGTTGGCAAAATTGCATATTCCTGTGGATTTGCCGCGATATTTACAATTAATGCACCATTGTGGAGAGGCTAAGTCTCTTGAAGAGGCAAAAATTGTACACAGAAATGCTTTGCAATATCTGTCACCTCTCCAAGTCAGCACTTATAATAAGATACTGGAGATGTATTTTGAATGTGGTTCTGTGGATGACGCACTCAATGTGTTCAATAATATGCCAGAGCGCAATTTGACTACATGGGATACTATGATAACACAACTTGCTAAGAATGGGTTTGCAGAAGATTCCATTGATCTATTCACTCAATTTAAAGAAAAGGGACTGAAACCTGATGGTCAGATGTTCATCGGGGTGTTTTTGACATGCAGTATGCTGGGAGATATTGATGAAGGAATGCTACACTTTGAATCCATGAGCAAGGATTTTGGTATTGTGCCGTCTATGGCTCATTTTGTCAGTGTAGTAGACATGATTGGTAGTAATGGGCATCTGGATGAAGCCTTTGAATTCATTGAAAAGATGCCAATGGAGCCAAGTGTTGATGTATGGGAGACTATGATGAATCTCTGTAGAGCTCACGGAAACACTGAGCTGGGGTATCGTTGTGCTGAGTTAGTTGAGCAACTGGATCCTTTGTGCTTAAGTGAGCAATCCAAGGCTGGCCTTGTACCTGTCAAAGCCTCAGACTTGACAAAAGAGAAAGACAAGAAAGTAGCAAGCAAAAATCTACTGGAAGTAAGGAGCCGAGTCCATGAATATAGAGCCGGAGATACTTCTCATCCTGAAAATGATAAAATATATGCCTTGCTTAGAGGTATGAAGTCGCAGATGAAAGAAGCTGGCTATATTCCAGAGACAAAGTTTGTGTTGCATGACATAGACCAAGAAGGCAAAGAAGAAGCTCTTCTTGCCCATAGTGAGAGACTTGCTGTTGCTTATGGTCTCCTTAGCAGCTCTGCTCGCTCTCCTATCAGGGTAATTAAGAACCTTCGAGTTTGTGGGGATTGTCATACTGCACTGAAGATTATTTCTAAGATTGTTGGAAGAGAACTCATCATTAGAGATGCTAAAAGGTTCCATCATTTTAAAGACGGGCTATGCTCTTGCCGTGATTATTGGTGA
- the LOC112736221 gene encoding serine/threonine-protein phosphatase PP2A catalytic subunit gives MDSVPSNSHGNLDEQIAQLMQCKPLSEQEVRVLCEKAKEILMEESNVQPVSSPVTICGDIHGQFHDLAELFRIGGKCPDTNYLFMGDYVDRGYYSVETVTLLVALKVRYRQRITILRGNHESRQITQVYGFYDECLRKYGSANVWKTFTDLFDYFPLTALVESEIFCLHGGLSPSIETLDNIRKYDRVQEVPHEGPMCDLLWSDPDDRCGWGISPRGAGYTFGQDISEQFNHTNNLKLIARAHQLVMEGYTWGHEQKVVTIFSAPNYCYRCGNMASILEVDDCKGHTFIQFEPAPRRGEPDVTRRTPDYFL, from the exons ATGGATTCGGTGCCTTCGAATTCACATGGAAACCTCGATGAGCAGATTGCTCAGCTCATGCAGTGCAAGCCCTTGTCTGAACAAGAG GTAAGGGTCTTGTGTGAGAAGGCAAAGGAGATTTTGATGGAAGAGAGCAATGTTCAG CCTGTGAGTAGTCCTGTTACAATTTGTGGTGATATTCATGGGCAATTCCATGACCTTGCAGAGCTTTTTCGTATTGGAGGAAag TGTCCAGATACAAATTACTTGTTTATGGGAGATTATGTTGACCGTGGCTACTACTCTGTTGAAACGGTAACG CTTTTGGTTGCCCTTAAAGTTCGCTATCGTCAGCGCATCACCATTCTCAGGGGAAATCACGAAAGTCGTCAG ATTACACAAGTTTATGGGTTTTATGATGAGTGCCTACGGAA GTATGGTAGTGCTAATGTCTGGAAGACCTTCACTGATTTGTTTGACTACTTTCCGTTGACAGCATTG GTTGAATCTGAAATATTCTGCCTTCATGGAGGGTTGTCCCCTTCTATTGAAACGCTTGATAACATTCGTAAATATGATCGTGTGCAAGAAGTTCCTCATGAGGGTCCCATGTGTGATCTTTTATGGTCTGATCCAGATGATCGCTGTGGTTGGGGCATCTCTCCCAGAGGTGCTGGATATACCTTCGGCCAG GACATATCTGAGCAATTTAACCATACCAATAACTTGAAGCTGATTGCTAGAGCTCACCAGCTGGTTATGGAAGGGTATACCTGGGGACAT GAGCAAAAAGTGGTTACCATATTTAGCGCACCTAATTATTGTTATCGCTGTGGTAACATGGCATCCATCCTTGAAGTTGATGACTGCAAAGGACACACATTCATTCAG TTCGAGCCAGCTCCGAGGAGGGGAGAGCCAGATGTAACCAGGAGAACACCTGATTACTTCCTATGA